In Raphanus sativus cultivar WK10039 chromosome 5, ASM80110v3, whole genome shotgun sequence, the following proteins share a genomic window:
- the LOC108860863 gene encoding putative pirin-like protein At3g59260, producing MSSRQVVKKIFANFENSNDGANIRQGITKSDHELLDPFVSLAEFSVSPPGGFRDHPHRGFESVTYMLEGGLIHQDFNGNKGTVDEGDVLWTTAGRGIIHSEMPKERSNTGLQLWVNLPSSDKMIDPSNVEISSSEMPVAYEAGVEVKVIAGESMGVQSPFYTRTPIMFLDITLQPGAQTHQSIPESWTAFAYVIDCNEGVFGSSDSYAVKAHTLVVFGTGDEVSVWNTSDYRPLRFLLIAGEPIGEPVVQHGPFVMNTQAEIDGTIWDYRNGENGFEKKYWRSE from the exons ATGTCATCCAGACAGGTCGTGAAGAAGATATTTGCAAATTTTGAGAATAGCAACGATGGTGCTAACATTAGACAAGGCATCACTAA GAGTGACCATGAGTTATTGGACCCGTTCGTGTCGCTTGCTGAATTTTCTG TTTCACCTCCGGGTGGATTCCGAGATCATCCTCATAGAG GTTTTGAGAGTGTTACATACATGTTGGAG GGAGGCCTCATTCACCAAGACTTCAATGGTAACAAGGGAACAGTCGATGAAGGAGATGTTctg TGGACAACAGCAGGAAGAGGAATCATTCATTCTGAAATGCCTAAAGAACGCAGTAACACTGGCTTACAGCTTTGGGTCAACCTCCCTTCAAGTGACAAAAT GATCGACCCATCAAACGTCGAAATATCGAGCTCTGAGATGCCAGTAGCATATGAAGCAGGAGTAGAGGTCAAAGTCATAGCAGGAGAGTCAATGGGAGTCCAGTCTCCATTCTACACAAGAACACCAATCATGTTCCTTGACATAACTCTCCAGCCAGGAGCTCAAACCCACCAGAGTATTCCGGAGTCCTGGACCGCCTTCGCCTACGTCATAGACTGCAACGAAGGCGTGTTTGGCTCCTCGGACTCTTACGCAGTGAAAGCACACACTCTTGTGGTGTTCGGAACAGGGGATGAAGTTAGCGTGTGGAATACGTCAGACTATAGGCCGTTGAGGTTCTTGTTGATTGCAGGAGAACCGATCGGGGAGCCTGTGGTTCAACACGGGCCATTTGTGATGAACACGCAGGCTGAGATTGATGGGACCATATGGGACTATCGCAATGGCGAGAATGGCTTTGAGAAGAAGTATTGGAGGTCAGAGTGA
- the LOC108859320 gene encoding mitochondrial import inner membrane translocase subunit PAM16 like 2 codes for MAGRIIAQLIVMGSGILGRAFFQAYRQALANASKTGVAQEAMQNAVRKAGKSITEQEARQILGVTEQTSWEEIVQKYDKLFENNAKAGSFYLQSKVHRAKECLEEVYRSKANGTPS; via the exons ATG GCAGGGAGAATCATTGCGCAGCTCATTGTGATGGGTTCTGGGATATTGGGTCGTGCTTTCTTTCAAGCCTATCGTCAGGCTCTTGCTA ATGCTTCTAAAACTGGCGTAGCGCAGGAAGCAATGCAGAACGCAGTACGTAAAGCAGGAAAATCCATTACTGAGCAAGAGGCTAGGCAGATTCTCGGTGTCACCGAGCAGACCTCTTGGGAAGAGATAGTACAG AAATACGATAAGCTGTTTGAGAACAACGCCAAAGCTGGGAGCTTTTACCTTCAATCGAAAGTTCATCGAGCCAAAGAATGTCTTGAAGAGGTGTACAGGAGCAAAGCCAACGGTACACCTAGTTAA